A portion of the Streptomyces rishiriensis genome contains these proteins:
- the tpg gene encoding telomere-protecting terminal protein Tpg, which yields MGLIGDGLDRAVQQADTRPIPKTAGAQMRYLVRQLDGTRAVAGLLGISQRTVERYVRGQFKHPRPDLAERLADAVRARWQPGVRARARKAAATQGIVIETRARFGFTAAPGTTDDGRMRRLTQALPPGYAGRLFSAREQGASERELERIAAEGLQEVYFKDGGRRAGDLRVEFTDIDYVEFGL from the coding sequence ATGGGTCTCATCGGTGACGGCCTGGACCGGGCCGTGCAACAGGCGGACACCCGCCCCATCCCCAAGACCGCGGGTGCGCAGATGCGTTACCTGGTCAGACAGTTGGACGGCACCCGTGCGGTGGCCGGCCTGCTCGGCATCTCCCAGCGCACCGTCGAGCGCTATGTGCGCGGCCAGTTCAAGCACCCGCGCCCCGATCTCGCCGAACGTCTGGCCGACGCCGTCCGGGCCCGCTGGCAGCCGGGAGTCCGCGCCCGCGCCCGGAAGGCGGCCGCCACACAGGGAATCGTCATCGAGACCCGCGCGAGGTTCGGATTCACCGCGGCGCCTGGCACCACCGACGACGGACGCATGCGCCGTCTCACCCAGGCACTGCCTCCCGGGTACGCGGGCAGGCTCTTCTCTGCCCGCGAGCAGGGCGCGTCCGAGCGCGAACTCGAGCGGATCGCGGCGGAAGGACTGCAAGAGGTCTATTTCAAGGACGGCGGTCGCCGCGCCGGAGATCTCAGGGTCGAATTCACGGATATCGATTACGTCGAATTTGGATTGTGA